One part of the [Synechococcus] sp. NIES-970 genome encodes these proteins:
- a CDS encoding putative ferredoxin: protein MKKISIQPLDKTVPVNNEATLLDVLVREDMNVMQACGAQGRCATCHIYVKSGGEALSPMNDQERLTLSFIATAQANSRLACQTKILGDGATIEVPRGMYIGSMNELKSLVGTRASQNIIHPLTGEVLVEESKLILRSALEKMASIDAALETNLLDVFQPSSVSNIANYFD from the coding sequence GTGAAAAAAATCTCAATCCAACCCCTCGACAAAACCGTTCCCGTCAATAATGAAGCAACCCTGCTTGATGTCTTGGTGCGGGAAGACATGAATGTCATGCAGGCCTGCGGTGCCCAGGGTCGCTGTGCCACCTGTCATATCTATGTCAAATCTGGGGGAGAAGCTCTCAGCCCAATGAATGACCAGGAGCGTTTGACCCTGAGTTTCATTGCCACGGCCCAGGCGAATTCCCGCCTTGCCTGTCAAACAAAAATTCTCGGGGATGGCGCCACCATCGAAGTCCCCCGGGGCATGTATATCGGCTCGATGAACGAACTGAAGTCTCTGGTGGGAACCCGCGCCAGCCAAAATATTATTCACCCCCTCACCGGGGAAGTACTGGTAGAAGAAAGTAAATTGATTCTCCGGTCTGCCCTAGAAAAAATGGCTAGTATTGATGCCGCCCTAGAGACAAACTTATTAGATGTGTTTCAACCATCTTCGGTGTCTAACATCGCCAACTACTTTGATTAA
- a CDS encoding hypothetical protein (conserved hypothetical protein) produces the protein MVGTSTLHNQTILIAEMDELVYEPIAAHLTQAGAVVHVFGTRQALLKECDRHCPQLLLLGSLPNTNSLDLFRQCRDFWQELPVILLAHQPLVNDHFREWAIKQGVREVVSSYTQHLAQLQLAVKDALFPLLEPVSVRAKRTIPPTTITKITSPDTTTDISRERAAIALNQISEFGKKYFGNLAIGNYWRKSQQDLQTEHPLLDFWAVDHWGGFAANSEAIAPPTPKLTQAELLSLKLWVSTFTHECERIVVDFPKLLQQYALGEADCRFLL, from the coding sequence ATGGTTGGGACATCCACGCTACATAACCAAACAATTTTGATCGCCGAGATGGATGAGCTTGTGTATGAACCCATCGCGGCTCACCTCACCCAGGCAGGAGCGGTGGTTCATGTCTTTGGGACAAGACAGGCACTGCTCAAAGAATGTGATCGTCACTGCCCCCAGTTGCTCCTACTGGGAAGTTTACCGAACACCAATAGTCTTGATTTATTCCGCCAGTGCCGTGATTTTTGGCAAGAGCTGCCCGTGATTTTGTTGGCTCATCAGCCCCTGGTCAATGATCATTTCCGGGAGTGGGCGATCAAGCAAGGGGTGCGAGAGGTCGTCAGTAGCTACACTCAGCATTTAGCCCAGTTACAGTTGGCGGTTAAGGATGCTTTATTTCCGCTGCTTGAACCTGTTTCTGTGCGGGCAAAACGGACAATTCCCCCCACGACGATTACAAAAATCACCAGCCCCGATACCACCACTGATATTTCCCGTGAGCGGGCGGCGATCGCCTTGAATCAAATTAGCGAATTTGGCAAAAAATATTTTGGAAACCTCGCCATCGGCAACTATTGGCGCAAATCCCAACAGGATCTCCAAACCGAACACCCTCTCCTCGATTTTTGGGCCGTTGACCATTGGGGGGGCTTTGCCGCTAATTCGGAGGCGATCGCCCCACCCACCCCCAAGCTTACTCAGGCCGAACTTCTCAGTCTCAAGCTGTGGGTGAGCACCTTCACCCACGAGTGCGAACGCATTGTGGTGGACTTCCCTAAGCTCCTCCAGCAATATGCCCTGGGTGAAGCTGACTGCCGCTTTCTCCTTTAA
- a CDS encoding V4R domain protein yields MVSSARPQTLLYHRSWQKACHYSRHTFFKFDPDQGTVCDRHGQRNLLTTEDFIIGLQKGLEHEVGEASGWLMYLIGQEWGVEDAAQFKGWFQDEFGMYFKDASLRFALETWWWPLTAQGWGKWQVDLSSVKEGFLFVDLYDSAVAKTLGDVGKPVCFLYAGLFAGFFSSFFDRALSSTEIQCYSMGNEFCRFLIGSEKRVKAAEFWLTSGATAGDIEARLQDIRTEADLDAVNRS; encoded by the coding sequence ATGGTTTCTTCTGCTCGCCCCCAAACTCTGCTCTATCACCGCTCTTGGCAAAAAGCCTGCCACTACAGCCGCCATACGTTTTTTAAATTTGACCCTGACCAAGGTACGGTATGCGATCGCCATGGCCAGCGTAATCTCTTGACCACCGAAGATTTTATTATTGGTCTTCAAAAAGGTCTTGAACATGAAGTAGGCGAAGCCTCTGGCTGGTTGATGTACCTCATTGGCCAAGAATGGGGCGTAGAAGATGCAGCCCAATTTAAGGGATGGTTCCAGGATGAATTTGGCATGTACTTTAAAGATGCCTCCCTCCGCTTCGCCCTCGAAACCTGGTGGTGGCCCCTCACGGCCCAGGGCTGGGGAAAATGGCAGGTGGATCTATCTTCTGTAAAGGAAGGGTTTTTGTTTGTAGATCTGTATGATTCGGCAGTGGCTAAGACCCTCGGGGATGTGGGTAAACCGGTGTGTTTTCTCTATGCGGGTCTATTTGCGGGATTTTTCTCCAGCTTTTTTGACCGGGCCCTCAGCAGCACCGAAATCCAATGCTATTCCATGGGGAATGAGTTTTGTCGCTTTCTGATTGGCTCCGAAAAGCGGGTCAAGGCAGCGGAATTTTGGCTCACCTCTGGGGCGACGGCTGGGGATATTGAAGCACGGCTCCAAGACATCAGAACCGAGGCCGACCTCGATGCCGTCAATCGCAGCTAA
- a CDS encoding hypothetical protein (conserved hypothetical protein) produces the protein MGIIGQNFRRYLRRSPWLWVSLILLNACGGSTASDEVLSPTANDATNCPQTDPEAQQFTIKADLSVAEQFDFMAWDIQADADTVMVQTKQHQLIFCRETQAWAILPPAVFTPDQEPDLERLRTGEDPAFQTLELAGKTYQYRVFLRPNPFLSFENPPEKTIFELIPPGETEAIALDLYTLEQLRASGIGNDLGIPAVTAALPVGNALFFAVSSEQGEGFSGLSTFIRYDLTTNSLELHQPPEAIATQITDLQGITTDSETILWFGTKYAAEGSRQIPARGLGVYEFTNDWRQGELTFYTITDSPLVGAIPTQLHAEEDLLWVATGNGICQIQWREIQQWDAWDCWWFALETQLPPSGVPVYRSLLAPTPSATLTETTAEVLWWANTVPLGIDGQPKQGRYEIAYSPGFRVTVPEGAFRWEKGIYWPGEEWHWAGDRFTRAFDEVQENAVGLGPVGISEQGYTAEGVQDTNVLRGDFQLFTLTQDVTIVDYFSGWVEAEAIAPYFTLTPSTKTPITTENPLQKITTELF, from the coding sequence ATGGGCATAATAGGGCAGAATTTTAGGCGGTATCTGAGGCGATCGCCTTGGCTCTGGGTCAGTTTAATACTCCTCAATGCTTGTGGGGGCTCGACTGCTTCAGATGAGGTGCTCTCGCCGACAGCAAACGATGCAACAAACTGCCCCCAGACTGACCCTGAAGCCCAACAGTTTACGATCAAAGCAGATCTTTCGGTGGCAGAGCAGTTTGATTTTATGGCTTGGGATATCCAGGCCGATGCGGATACTGTGATGGTGCAGACTAAGCAGCATCAATTAATTTTTTGTCGTGAAACCCAGGCTTGGGCTATTCTGCCACCGGCTGTTTTTACCCCAGATCAAGAACCTGACCTGGAGCGACTACGCACGGGAGAAGATCCCGCTTTTCAAACTTTAGAACTGGCGGGGAAGACTTATCAATATCGCGTTTTTTTGCGCCCCAATCCTTTTTTAAGTTTTGAAAATCCCCCAGAAAAGACCATTTTTGAACTCATTCCCCCTGGGGAAACCGAGGCGATCGCCCTCGATCTCTATACCCTCGAACAGTTACGGGCTAGTGGTATCGGCAATGACCTGGGGATCCCGGCGGTAACGGCGGCGCTGCCAGTGGGCAATGCATTATTTTTTGCGGTTTCTTCGGAACAGGGGGAAGGGTTTAGCGGCCTCAGCACTTTTATTCGCTATGACTTGACGACAAACTCTCTCGAATTGCATCAACCCCCAGAGGCGATCGCCACCCAAATTACTGACCTCCAGGGGATAACTACAGATAGCGAAACGATTCTCTGGTTCGGGACGAAATATGCCGCCGAAGGCTCCCGACAAATTCCGGCTCGGGGCTTGGGGGTTTATGAATTCACCAATGACTGGCGCCAGGGGGAACTGACTTTCTACACCATCACAGACAGCCCTCTGGTGGGGGCGATTCCAACACAGCTTCATGCTGAGGAAGATTTGCTTTGGGTAGCAACAGGCAACGGCATTTGCCAAATTCAGTGGCGTGAAATCCAGCAGTGGGACGCTTGGGATTGCTGGTGGTTCGCCCTAGAAACCCAATTGCCCCCATCGGGTGTCCCTGTCTACCGCAGTTTGTTGGCCCCAACCCCCAGTGCGACCCTGACTGAAACCACCGCTGAAGTGCTTTGGTGGGCAAACACAGTGCCTTTGGGCATTGACGGCCAACCCAAACAAGGCCGTTACGAAATTGCCTATAGCCCTGGGTTTCGGGTGACAGTACCGGAAGGGGCTTTTCGTTGGGAAAAAGGAATCTATTGGCCCGGAGAGGAATGGCATTGGGCAGGCGATCGCTTTACAAGGGCCTTTGATGAAGTCCAGGAAAATGCCGTGGGTTTAGGGCCTGTGGGCATCAGTGAACAGGGCTATACCGCTGAAGGGGTGCAAGATACCAATGTGCTGCGGGGGGATTTTCAGCTCTTTACCCTCACCCAAGATGTGACCATTGTCGATTACTTCTCAGGCTGGGTCGAAGCCGAGGCGATCGCCCCCTATTTCACCCTGACTCCCTCAACGAAAACGCCTATCACCACCGAAAATCCCCTCCAGAAAATCACGACTGAACTGTTTTAG
- a CDS encoding putative ferredoxin has translation MAHIQIDPLAIQLQTLETETLLKALLRAKVNLAAICGGKGYCGTCVVAITSGGDQLSPVTAQEQIILDNLKKSSTTHRLSCQAYLRGHETVACDLPPKALTKLQQIFDRLKNRYAPRDIRHPRTGELLVAQGGIVTQDILERLLSA, from the coding sequence ATGGCGCACATTCAGATCGACCCCCTGGCCATCCAACTCCAGACCCTAGAAACCGAAACCCTCCTCAAGGCGCTCCTCCGGGCCAAGGTAAACCTGGCAGCTATTTGTGGTGGCAAAGGCTATTGCGGTACTTGCGTTGTCGCGATCACCAGCGGCGGTGATCAACTCAGCCCTGTGACAGCCCAGGAACAAATCATTTTAGATAACCTGAAAAAATCCAGCACTACCCACCGCCTCAGTTGCCAAGCCTATCTTCGAGGCCATGAAACCGTCGCCTGTGATCTGCCACCCAAGGCCCTAACGAAATTACAACAAATCTTTGATCGCCTCAAAAATCGCTATGCTCCCAGGGATATTCGCCATCCCCGCACCGGGGAACTGCTCGTTGCCCAGGGTGGGATCGTGACCCAAGATATTCTGGAACGCCTCCTCAGTGCTTAG